A part of Populus alba chromosome 8, ASM523922v2, whole genome shotgun sequence genomic DNA contains:
- the LOC118055852 gene encoding thermospermine synthase ACAULIS5, producing MGEISCSNGIGNGNGVNGKTHSSQNGYRKSCWYEEEIEENLRWCFALNSILHTGASRYQDIALLDTKPFGKALIIDGKLQSAEVDEFIYHESLVHPALLHHSSPKTVFIMGGGEGSTAREILRHKTAVKVVMCDIDEEVVDFCKAYLVVNREAFCDPRLEVIINDARAELEIGKECYDVIIGDLADPIEGGPCYKLYTKSFYEHTVKPKLNRGGIFVTQAGPAGIFSHTEVFSCICNTLKQVFKYVVPYSAHIPSFADTWGWVMASDTPFTVSADELDSRIKQRIKGENRYLDGKTFSSASTLSKAVRKSLDNETHVYTEGTARFIYGHGSFQQQNQA from the exons ATGGGTGAAATTTCTTGCTCCAATGGCATTGGCAATGGAAATGGTGTGAATGGAAAAACCCATTCATCACAGAATGGTTATAGGAAGAGCTGTTGGTATGAAGAAGAGATTGAAGAGAACTTGAGATGGTGTTTTGCTCTTAATAG taTTTTGCATACAGGGGCTTCTCGGTATCAAGACATTGCACTGTTAGACACAAAGCCGTTTGGAAAg GCTTTAATCATTGATGGAAAGCTTCAAAGTGCGGAAGTGGATGAGTTCATCTACCATGAATCTCTTGTTCATCCAGCACTTCTTCATCACTCAAG TCCAAAGACAGTCTTTATTATGGGAGGAGGTGAAGGTTCCACTGCAAGAGAAATACTAAGACACAAGACAGCGGTGAAGGTTGTCATGTGTGACATTGATGAG GAAGTGGTAGACTTCTGCAAGGCGTACTTGGTTGTGAATAGAGAAGCTTTCTGTGATCCAAGACTTGAGGTCATCATCAACGACGCCAG AGCTGAGCTAGAAATTGGAAAGGAGTGCTATGATGTGATCATAGGAGACCTCGCAGACCCAATAGAGGGAGGCCCGTGTTACAAACTTTACACCAAATCCTTCTATGAACACACCGTCAAGCCTAAACTCAATCGCGGTGGCATATTTGTCACTCAG GCAGGGCCAGCTGGAATCTTCAGCCATACGGAAGTGTTCTCTTGTATCTGCAACACTTTAAAGCAGGTGTTCAAGT ATGTGGTGCCTTATTCAGCTCATATACCTTCCTTTGCTGATACTTGGGGATGGGTCATG GCTTCAGACACTCCATTTACGGTGAGTGCCGATGAGTTAGACAGCAGAATCAAACAGAGAATTAAAGGGGAAAACAGATATCTTGACGGTAAAACATTTTCATCAGCCTCAACCTTAAGCAAAGCTGTTCGAAAATC GCTTGACAATGAAACTCATGTCTACACGGAGGGGACAGCCAGGTTCATTTATGGGCATGGCAGCTTTCAACAACAGAATCAAGCATAA